TCTTGCGCTCACTACATTAAGGGGCCCGGTGGGATTTGACCCTACAAATTCCACAAGGATCTTTTTCCCCTCTCCCGTATTACTTCTGCCATAATTCTCTCCTGCCAAAACAACTTCTTTAAAGATATCTATCCAGAACTTCTTGCTGATGTAAAAATTTATAAATCCAGGTTTAACCAGCAGAACTTTATCTATTAATAAATCTTTAGACAAGGACTGCTGAATATTTTTACATAACTCTTCACCTATACTAATTGGAGATTCTTTAAATTTATGCGAGTGCATCATTGCTGCGTTTGTTGAAAAATCACCAAATTTCTCATCTTTTGTTCTTTCTACTGAAACAAGCAGACCTCGGATAGAATATATTTTTTCAATACTTTCTTGAACTATTTTTATTATGTGTGTTTTCGCTTTGTTAATCACTTCTTTTTCTCTTTTCCCAGAAACCAGTTTAATGCTTTAACTGACCTTGGATGAATTAGCACCTTTTTCTTTACTAAATATGGAATCTTCTTTCTTAGAATAAAAAGCATTGCTCTATCTATATCTTTCTCTGCTGCTTTTCTTGCATCTACTACTCCTTTATGACCTCTGGCTAATTCTATGAAATCTGCTACATATATAATTTTTGCGACATCGGACATCTTAGGAGCTGCTGTTGTATGATATCTTATTGCGCTTAATATTTGAGGGGCTGTTATTCCAAAAAGAACACTGGTGAGCTTACTGCCAACTGGAGCATGAAGCAGGGACTCTGTCCTTAATTCAAGTTTATCAACAGGAATTTTATATTTTTGAACATTATACACCAGTTCATTATATGACATTGATTTTGCGCAATCATGAAGAAGAGCTGCAAGCTCGACCTTCTTCTCTGAAGCACCAAATCTTTTTGCCAAGTCTAGTGCGGTTTCACATGTTGAAAGAGAATGAGCATATATTTGGTCATTAAGCATTCTTCTGAGTTTCTTCTTAATATTGTCCATAGCTATTAATAAATCATTCACGGCATTATATCATTTTGTTAGTATAAGGCAATATTGTAATGGAATCACCTATCTGCTAATATAATCAAGATGAAAAAAGCTTATATATACATAGGTCTTTGCATCTTTCTTCTTACCTTCATCTCAAGTGTGCTTACTGTTGTGGATTATGGTATAACCTGGGATGAACCAATCTATATTTCCTACATTCTTCATCAGATTGATTGGCTAATTTCTCCACATCCTTTCTTGGAAAGCACAATAGAAAAATTCTGGCAATTTGAACCACATCCACCTCTTGTAAAATATGTTATGAGTGGAGGTTTATTATTGCTGCATAAATCCATTGGCATTCTATACGCTTGTAGGATACCTATGTGCCTATTATTCTCTCTTCTTATAACCGCTGTTTATTTCTTTAGTTTAAGATACTACAATATTCATACTGCTCTTTTTTCCTCTTTATCATTATTCTTAATGCCACGTGTTTTTGCGCATGGACATTTTGCAGTATATGATGTCCCTATTGCTCTAGCCTGGTTTATTGTGACCTGGGCATTTATCAAGGGAACTAATTCCCTGAAATGGAGTATATTTGTCGGTCTACTATGTGGACTTGCTTTATTAACAAAGGAGAACGCAGTATTTTTAATAATCCCTCTTTTATTGTGGGGACAAATATATAGAAGAAAATTTTATGCGAGGAATATATTCTTTATCTTTCTTCTTTCCCCTATAGTACTTATAGCACTCTGGCCAAGACTATGGTACGACCCTTTTTCTAATATTATTAAGTTTTATATGTATCATGTTAAACATAATCCTGTTAATGTTTTTTATCTTGGAAAAACCTATGGTACACAACTTGCTCCCTGGCACTATCCAGTCCTCCTTTTGCTAACAACCGTTCCCTCTGCAACGCTCTTATTATCAATCTACGGAATCCACGCATATATCAAAAAACATCTTAAAGATGAAATTTTAGGCATTGTCATTATAAATATTCTATTTTTATTAATACTAATGTCATTACCAATAGCCAAAAAATATGACGGCATAAGACTTTTTATGCCTATATTCCCTTTTTTAGCTGTGCTTGCAGGCGTAGGATTCTCTGAACTATATAAGAGAATAAGCACATTTACTAAAACATATAAATTCTTAGCAAATGGACTTTACTTATTATTGCTTCCTGCACTAATAAGTCTGGCATGCATGCATCCATATCAAACATCCTATTACAACATGTTTATTGGTGGAATCAGAGGAGCACATAAACTGGGAATGGAAACTACTTACTGGGGAGACTGCATTACAGGGAAAACCATAAAATTTATAAATAATAATACTCCGAAAAATGGACGCATTATATTTTGTCCGGTTGGCAGTTTTGTACCAAGATACTATAAAGAAACAGGTCTGTTGAGAAAAGACATAGAAATAGCTGACATCAATGATGAGGATTTTGATTATCTGATTCTTTTGTCAAGACAGGGAATGTTTAATGACAAACTATGGGAAATATATAAACATGGGAAGCCGATATATGAAGTGTCTTATCAAGGAGTACCATTCTTAAAGATATACAAAAGAGATGTTCTTTTGCCCAAATCCTTTTGACAAAACTAGAGTGAGTTGATATAGTGTGAGACCTCTTAAAACAGGAAAATCTGATATGAATTTAATAGAAGAAATCAGAAATAAAGCAAAGTTTGACAGGAAAAGAATAGTCTTGCCTGAGTCACAGGATTTAAGAGTAATACAAGCTGCATCCATACTGGAAAAAGAGAAGATTGCTGACCCTATCCTATTAGGAAAAAGAGAGAATATAATTAAGGCAGCAAAACATGCCGGTATAAATATAGAAAACGTGAAAGTAATTGACCCAGAACAAAAAGTAACAGATGAAGATATTGAATTGTTTTATAATATGAGGAAACATAAAGGCATAAGTAAGGAAGATGCCTGTACACTAATTAAGCAGCCTCTATTATACGCTGCTTTGATGGTGAGAAAAGGCATGGCTGATGGTTCAGTAGCAGGAGCAGTAAATACTACTGCAAATACACTGCGCGCTGCAATATGGCTAATAGGCCCTGCAAATGGTATAAAAGTAGTCTCAAGCTGCTTTGTTATGATTGTTCCGGACTGCGTTTATGGGGAGCATGGTGTTTTTATATACGCTGATGCAGGTATCGTGCCAAATCCAACATCTGAAGAGCTTGCTAGTATTGCCATAGCATCCGCAAAAACAGCCCGTATGTTCATAAAATCTGAGCCAAGGGTTGCTATGCTCTCATTCTCAACAAAGGGAAGCGCATCTCATAGTCTTATTGATAAAGTAATAAAAGCTACTGAGCTTGCAAAAAAAATGTGTCCTGATTTACAAATTGACGGAGAGCTACAAGCAGATGCTGCTATTGTTCCAGAAGTTGCAAAAATAAAGGCTCCCCAAAGTAATGTTGCAGGAAAAGCTAATGTATTAGTATTCCCAAATTTAGAAACAGGAAATATATCGTATAAACTTACTCAGCGCTTGGCAAAAGCAGAAGCAATCGGCCTAATTCTTCAGGGACTTCGAAAGCCTGCTAATGATTTATCCAGAGGTTGCAGCACAAATGATATTGTTAATATGTCTGCTATTACAGCCATACAAGCTCACTCTGCATAGGATTAAGTTGTAAGTTAAATAAGTATTTAATGAAAAAAGGAGAATAACAGTGGCACTTCCAAAAAGGAAATTTTCAAAATCGAGACGGGATAAAAAACGCACGCATAAAAAGTTATCATTACCTGCAATGGCTACATGTTCACATTGTAGTCAGGTCAAATCTCCACACAGAGTTTGTCCTCATTGTGGGTACTATAATGGTAAAAAAATAATTGAAATGAAGAAGGCTTCATAATATGAAAATAGCAGTAGATGTTATGGGCTCTGATAAAGGGCCTTCTGTCGTTATACAAGGAGCGTTAGATGCTGCTAAAAAACAGACCTTTGACCTTGTGCTAGTTGGTGACGAGAAAATAATAAAAAGAGAGTTAATACAACATGGATATACGGGTTCTAATATCCAGATCAAACATGCGTCTGAAATCATAGCCATGCATGAACCTCCTTCTCAAGCTATTAGGCGAAAAAAAGATTCATCTATGATCAAAGCTGTAGTCTTGGTTAAAAATAAAGAGGCAGATGCTGTAGTATCAGCTGGCAATACAGGAGCATACATGGCATCCGCTACAATCTACATAAGGACAATAGAAAGTATAGAGCGCCCGGCAATCGCTATCTTGATGCCTACTCTAAGTGAAGCTTCCCTACTGCTTGATGTAGGCGCAAATGTGGACTGTAGCCCTTTGAATCTTTACCAATTTGCAATAATGGGAAATGAATACAGCAAGTATATCTTGAAAAAAGGAACTCCAAAAGTAGGTCTTTTAAACATTGGAGAGGAGGAACATAAAGGAAATGACTTAACAAAAAAAGCATATGAAGAACTAAAAAAAGCGCCAATTAACTTTGTTGGCAATGTAGAGGGAAGAGATATTTTTAATGGTAAAGTGGATGTTATTGTTTGTGATGGTTTTATTGGCAATATAATCCTTAAGGCTGCTGAAGGACTGGGAGAAAATATATATCTTAAACTACGCAATGAGCTGAAAAGTAATTTTCTCTCCAAAATTGGAGCTATGTTGAGTAGAGGAGCTTATAAGAATTTCAAAAAAAGTCTGAACTATGCGGAATATGGCGGCGCGCCTTTCCTTGGAATTAACGGTGTATGTATAAAAGCACATGGTAACTCCTCTTCTCTGGCCATCAAAAACAGCATTTTGGTAGCTGAAAAATTCGTAAACAACCGTGTTAATGAACATATAAAAGAGAGGTTAAAGAACTAAAAAATGGAGAATATTAAAGCAGGTATTTTAGGAACTGGTTTTTATGTGCCAGAAAAAATTCTTACGAATGCAGACCTTGAAAAAATGGTAGATACATCTGACGAATGGATTACAACAAGAACAGGGATAAAAGAAAGACATATAATTGATGATAAACACACTACCTCTGATTTGGCTATGTTTGCTTCTCAGGAAACTCTTAAAAATGCCGGCGTAGATGTCAAACAAATAGATTGTATTATTGTTGCCACTATAACCCCTGATATGCCATTCCCTTCCACTGCATGCATTCTTCAGGATAAAATAGGAGCTAAAACTGTGTGCGCATTTGATGTGAATGCAGCATGCTGCGGTTTTATTTATGCCTTAACAATGGCAAAAAATTTCGTTGAAAATAATACATTTACAAAAGTTTTAGTTGTCGCAGCAGACACACTTTCTAGAATCACAGATTGGACAGATCGTACAACCTGTGTGTTATTTGGAGACGGGGCAGGTGCTGCTGTTATTGGACGTGCTATAGATAACAAAAGAGTTATTCTGGACTCATACCTCGGAGCGGATGGTTCAGCCTGGGATTTATTGAATATGCCCGGTGGAGGTGCACAATTTCCCGCAACACATAAAACGATAGATGAAAGACTGCATTTTCTAAAAATGAGCGGAAATTCTGTTTTTAAACTTGCTGTTAGGGCAATGACAAATGCTGCAGAAACAGTACTTGCTAAATGCAAGCTAAAAAATGAAGACATAGATATTGTTATTCCCCATCAGGCGAACTTGAGAATTATAAACGCTCTAGCACGCAAACTCAACACTCCTCTGGAAAAAGTATGGATAAATGTTACAAGATATGGAAACGTCTCAGGCGCTTCTGTACCAATAGCAATGGCTGAAGCAGCTGCTTCGGGAAAATTAAAAGATGGACAGATAATACTTCTGGATGCTTTCGGCGCTGGTCTTACATGGGCATCAGCTGTTATAAGGTGGTAGAATGAAGAAAATCGCATATGTATTTCCTGGACAAGGTTCCCAATATGTTGGAATGGCAAAAGACTTCTACCATGATTATTCGTGTGCTAAAGATATTTTTCAATGCGCAAATAAAATTCTCAAATATGATATTGCAAAATTATGTTTTGAAGGCCCTATAGAAATTCTGAGCGCTACAGAGAATTGTCAACCAGCAATACTTACAGCGAGTATTGCCTGTTTGGTTGTGCTTGATGAACTTCTTAAAAGAGAATCTGTTTCTTCTGTTGCAGGCCACAGTTTGGGGGAATACTCTGCTTTGGTAGCCGCAAACGCATTGGATCTGGAATCCGCATTACTGCTTGTCAAAAAGAGAGGGCTTTTTATACAGGAATCATCTCAGCAATATCCGGGAACAATGGCAGCGATTATCGGATTAGATGTAAAACAAGTAAAAAATATTTGCAAGATCTCCTATAAATATGGAATTGTACAGATTGCCAATTACAATTGTCCAGGACAAATTGTCATATCAGGTGAACATAAAGCTGTTGATAAAGCAATAGAGGAAGCCATTTCTACAGGAGCTCGAAAAACAATCAAACTAGCGGTGAGCGGTCCATTTCATTCCTGTCTAATGCAATCCGCAGAGGAAAAATTATATGATGAACTGCAAAATTACGACGTTAAAAATGCAAATATTCCCATATATGCAAATGTTTCCGCAAAACCGATAACACAGCCCTCTGATATAAAAGAGGCATTGACTAAACAGATAACAGGTTCTGTACTATGGGAAGACTCAATTAAAAACATGATATCAGCAGGAATTAGTACATTTATCGAAGTAGGACCAAAGAGAGTATTATCAGGACTTATCTCAAGAATTGATAAGAACATCCAGGTTATTAATCTAAACGACGAACAAAGTCTGGATAAGACAAAAACCATTCTAAATAGTATGACGTGAGAGGAGATCAAAATGAAGGTTGTTTTAAAACAAGATATTGACAAGCTAGGAAGCACAGGGGATATAGTGAAAGTAGCAGACGGCTATGGCAGAAACTATCTATTACCACACGGATTAGCTCTTAAAGCAACTCCAGGTGCTGAGAAAGTTGCAGAACATATCAAAAAAGCTAAAGGCAGAAAAATACGGGAGGAAAAAGCAGGATTTGAAGAGATAGCAAAAAAACTTTCTAGTTTATCTTTAACAATTCCTGTTCAAGTTGGAGAAGATGAAAAAATGTATGGCTCTGTCACTTCTATTGATATTGCAAACATGCTAAAGCAAGAAGGAATAGAAATTGATAAGAAGAATATCTCATTAAAAGATCCAATTAAAAAGCTAGGTATCTTCAATATTCAGATCAAACTTCATCCAGAAGTAACAGCAGAAGTGAAAACGTGGGTAGTAAAGGCATAATTTGTTTATTGATAATGTTGTCATACATGTAAAAGCAGGAGACGGTGGTAATGGATGTGTAAGCTTCCGCAGAGAAAAATGTGTTCCAAAAGGCGGTCCTGACGGTGGAGACGGCGGAAAAGGCGGAGACATCATTATTGAAGCTGTCCCCAATCAAAGAACTCTTATCAGTTTTCTGCATAGAAAACACATCAAAGGCAAAAATGGCCAGCATGGCAAAGGCAAAAAAATGTTTGGCAGAAACAGTCCTGACATTTTGCTGGAAGTTCCTGTCGGAACGGTTATAAAAGAGAATAATCAAATCATAGCAGATCTATGTCATCAGAGTGACAAGATCATAGTTGCGCGTGGCGGAAGAGGAGGAAAAGGAAATGCCAAATTTTCCACATCTATCAGACGCGTTCCGCGAATCGCAGAAGAAGGCAAAGAAGGAGAAGAAAAGGATATTAGATTAGAGCTGCGCCTAATCGCTGATGTTGGGCTGGTTGGATATCCAAATTCAGGAAAATCCACTTTGCTTTCCCGCATATCACATGCCAGACCTAAAATAGCTGATTATCCATTTACCACTATAGAGCCGCTTTTAGGAGTTGTAAAAGTACACGACTCATCCTTTGTAGCTGCTGATATCCCTGGATTGATAGAAGGCGCAAGCAATGGGAAAGGCATGGGAAACAAGTTTT
This genomic stretch from bacterium harbors:
- the yqeK gene encoding bis(5'-nucleosyl)-tetraphosphatase (symmetrical) YqeK, yielding MNDLLIAMDNIKKKLRRMLNDQIYAHSLSTCETALDLAKRFGASEKKVELAALLHDCAKSMSYNELVYNVQKYKIPVDKLELRTESLLHAPVGSKLTSVLFGITAPQILSAIRYHTTAAPKMSDVAKIIYVADFIELARGHKGVVDARKAAEKDIDRAMLFILRKKIPYLVKKKVLIHPRSVKALNWFLGKEKKK
- a CDS encoding glycosyltransferase family 39 protein — its product is MKKAYIYIGLCIFLLTFISSVLTVVDYGITWDEPIYISYILHQIDWLISPHPFLESTIEKFWQFEPHPPLVKYVMSGGLLLLHKSIGILYACRIPMCLLFSLLITAVYFFSLRYYNIHTALFSSLSLFLMPRVFAHGHFAVYDVPIALAWFIVTWAFIKGTNSLKWSIFVGLLCGLALLTKENAVFLIIPLLLWGQIYRRKFYARNIFFIFLLSPIVLIALWPRLWYDPFSNIIKFYMYHVKHNPVNVFYLGKTYGTQLAPWHYPVLLLLTTVPSATLLLSIYGIHAYIKKHLKDEILGIVIINILFLLILMSLPIAKKYDGIRLFMPIFPFLAVLAGVGFSELYKRISTFTKTYKFLANGLYLLLLPALISLACMHPYQTSYYNMFIGGIRGAHKLGMETTYWGDCITGKTIKFINNNTPKNGRIIFCPVGSFVPRYYKETGLLRKDIEIADINDEDFDYLILLSRQGMFNDKLWEIYKHGKPIYEVSYQGVPFLKIYKRDVLLPKSF
- the pta gene encoding phosphate acetyltransferase, with product MNLIEEIRNKAKFDRKRIVLPESQDLRVIQAASILEKEKIADPILLGKRENIIKAAKHAGINIENVKVIDPEQKVTDEDIELFYNMRKHKGISKEDACTLIKQPLLYAALMVRKGMADGSVAGAVNTTANTLRAAIWLIGPANGIKVVSSCFVMIVPDCVYGEHGVFIYADAGIVPNPTSEELASIAIASAKTARMFIKSEPRVAMLSFSTKGSASHSLIDKVIKATELAKKMCPDLQIDGELQADAAIVPEVAKIKAPQSNVAGKANVLVFPNLETGNISYKLTQRLAKAEAIGLILQGLRKPANDLSRGCSTNDIVNMSAITAIQAHSA
- the rpmF gene encoding 50S ribosomal protein L32; translation: MALPKRKFSKSRRDKKRTHKKLSLPAMATCSHCSQVKSPHRVCPHCGYYNGKKIIEMKKAS
- the plsX gene encoding phosphate acyltransferase PlsX is translated as MKIAVDVMGSDKGPSVVIQGALDAAKKQTFDLVLVGDEKIIKRELIQHGYTGSNIQIKHASEIIAMHEPPSQAIRRKKDSSMIKAVVLVKNKEADAVVSAGNTGAYMASATIYIRTIESIERPAIAILMPTLSEASLLLDVGANVDCSPLNLYQFAIMGNEYSKYILKKGTPKVGLLNIGEEEHKGNDLTKKAYEELKKAPINFVGNVEGRDIFNGKVDVIVCDGFIGNIILKAAEGLGENIYLKLRNELKSNFLSKIGAMLSRGAYKNFKKSLNYAEYGGAPFLGINGVCIKAHGNSSSLAIKNSILVAEKFVNNRVNEHIKERLKN
- a CDS encoding beta-ketoacyl-ACP synthase III; translation: MENIKAGILGTGFYVPEKILTNADLEKMVDTSDEWITTRTGIKERHIIDDKHTTSDLAMFASQETLKNAGVDVKQIDCIIVATITPDMPFPSTACILQDKIGAKTVCAFDVNAACCGFIYALTMAKNFVENNTFTKVLVVAADTLSRITDWTDRTTCVLFGDGAGAAVIGRAIDNKRVILDSYLGADGSAWDLLNMPGGGAQFPATHKTIDERLHFLKMSGNSVFKLAVRAMTNAAETVLAKCKLKNEDIDIVIPHQANLRIINALARKLNTPLEKVWINVTRYGNVSGASVPIAMAEAAASGKLKDGQIILLDAFGAGLTWASAVIRW
- the fabD gene encoding ACP S-malonyltransferase; translated protein: MKKIAYVFPGQGSQYVGMAKDFYHDYSCAKDIFQCANKILKYDIAKLCFEGPIEILSATENCQPAILTASIACLVVLDELLKRESVSSVAGHSLGEYSALVAANALDLESALLLVKKRGLFIQESSQQYPGTMAAIIGLDVKQVKNICKISYKYGIVQIANYNCPGQIVISGEHKAVDKAIEEAISTGARKTIKLAVSGPFHSCLMQSAEEKLYDELQNYDVKNANIPIYANVSAKPITQPSDIKEALTKQITGSVLWEDSIKNMISAGISTFIEVGPKRVLSGLISRIDKNIQVINLNDEQSLDKTKTILNSMT
- the rplI gene encoding 50S ribosomal protein L9; translation: MKVVLKQDIDKLGSTGDIVKVADGYGRNYLLPHGLALKATPGAEKVAEHIKKAKGRKIREEKAGFEEIAKKLSSLSLTIPVQVGEDEKMYGSVTSIDIANMLKQEGIEIDKKNISLKDPIKKLGIFNIQIKLHPEVTAEVKTWVVKA
- the obgE gene encoding GTPase ObgE, with translation MFIDNVVIHVKAGDGGNGCVSFRREKCVPKGGPDGGDGGKGGDIIIEAVPNQRTLISFLHRKHIKGKNGQHGKGKKMFGRNSPDILLEVPVGTVIKENNQIIADLCHQSDKIIVARGGRGGKGNAKFSTSIRRVPRIAEEGKEGEEKDIRLELRLIADVGLVGYPNSGKSTLLSRISHARPKIADYPFTTIEPLLGVVKVHDSSFVAADIPGLIEGASNGKGMGNKFLAHISRTKIILHLIDMSDENAYSKFNAINKELSLYNLGDRAQIIVANKMDIITAQTNLKDFRKKLHSKEIFAISALTGEGVKKLIYYIDKLLNSEERQI